Part of the Triticum aestivum cultivar Chinese Spring chromosome 4D, IWGSC CS RefSeq v2.1, whole genome shotgun sequence genome is shown below.
TTCTCAATAGTATTGAGCTGTTTATATACAACTCGTACAAGTTCAGTTACACATCAAGAGATGGTGGATAATTAAGAGTGAGGTCTGTAGACCTTCTAGTACTCACTCCATTCCTAAATAAGTGTCTCAAtcttagtataactttgtactagAATTAGtataaagttaagacacttattttgataCGGTGGAAGTACATTCTAGCACTAAGCCAAGCACTAACTTAATACAGCTAACATGATTTGTGGTAGAGTAAGCGCCGTGATCGCTCCCCTAGACGCGTCTCTCTCATTTCTTCCTCTTCTCGACAACCAGAAGCTGGGTTCGCCTTGGCTACATCCAACGCATACGCTCCTCTAAGAAGAACAAGATTTGCAGAAGTTAAACTGGTAAGCAAAGGAAGATGATGGGCACGGACAATAGATCCAAGCGCTACAAAAGATGAATGATATTATTACCAGAAGACAGCTGATGCATATGCGTGTTTAATAAAGAGATTTTTTACGGTACATCGTACTACCGTTGGGGCCGGGTAGTATTGAATTATCTTGCCGTTGATTAGCTGGGTAGTTTAACTCTTCTCCCCATGGAGCCGGCACAGGATATTAAAAAACCTGGGCTTTTCATCTGTTAGATCTCTTGTTATTCTATATATACTGTCAAAAAGGCTAGCATTGCATACTGAGCGAGCATGCAAGTATTGTCTCACTAGAGCCAGAGCGCGCCGGCGGCCTTGAGCATGGGCACGAGCTCGCCGGCGAGGTGCATCTCCATGACCCTTTTGGTGCCACCGACAAGGTTCCCGCCGATGAACACCGCTGGAACCACCGGCGGGCCGCGGCCAAGTCTCCTAGCGAGCTCCCTCTCCATCTCCCTGCCCCGGGGATCCTTGTCCAGCTCGTACACCGCTGCGTGGACGCCGAGGCCGCTGAGAAGGGACGTCACGGAGTGGCAGATGCAGCATCTGCTCGACGTGAACACCACTACCGCCCGCTCAGACGCCAGCTTCGTCACCTGCTCCATCTATTCCTGATGATCGCTCGCTGGTGATTTCGCTATCTGACTGTGCTTATATGAGATTATCTGGAACCGGAAGGTGGTTGCTCTGGTTTGTTTGTTACTGCTGGCCGGGTGGCTCCCCTTTTATAGGCTCGGCTCCAAAAGGTTGTGCTGATTTTGCCATATATGGATAACTAGCAATTGGTATCTTGCTCTCAACTTGTTCACTACACAACCTTGATTGCTTCTTGCTTCTTGTATAAAAGAACACATTTTTTAATCCAGCGTAGCCTGAAGGTTGGCTGGTTCTGGATAAGGAAAAATGAGTTTCATGTGGTGCCATGCCATGGAACATTGGAATCTCTTTCCACatctcagtttttctttttcctttttgcgAGGGCTTTCCACATCTTAGTTGACCTCGAAAGGTTCTATGCCTaaatctaaaaataaaataaaacatgtcAATTCGTCATGTATGGGAAATTAGACCTGTATTAATATATTTTGAGCATGTCTTATGAGTAGAAAAAAGCATTCTTCAGTTATGGTT
Proteins encoded:
- the LOC123096892 gene encoding glutaredoxin-C10: MEQVTKLASERAVVVFTSSRCCICHSVTSLLSGLGVHAAVYELDKDPRGREMERELARRLGRGPPVVPAVFIGGNLVGGTKRVMEMHLAGELVPMLKAAGALWL